One window from the genome of Anopheles merus strain MAF chromosome 3R, AmerM5.1, whole genome shotgun sequence encodes:
- the LOC121596846 gene encoding prostaglandin E synthase-like → MSLVFGQVEPAVFQAYAFWAAVLGLKMLLMSVLTGLKRGSKKVFSNPEDVKPGGKVAYDDPDVERVRRAHRNDMENILPYFIIGFLYMFTNPSVTVATNLFRLVAVVRISHTVFHVLVPVHKFRGMSWAIAFFTTAFMGVQIVLHFL, encoded by the exons ATGTCGCTAGTATTCGGGCAAGTTGAGCCGGCCGTTTTTCAAGCCTATGCCTTTTGGGCAGCCGTACTTGGGCTCAAGATGCTGCTCATGTCTGTGCTGACTGGGCTGAAGCGTGGCTCCAAAAAG GTCTTTTCGAATCCGGAAGACGTTAAGCCGGGCGGCAAGGTTGCGTATGACGATCCGGATGTGGAACGTGTTCGACG CGCCCATCGGAATGATATGGAAAATATTTTACCCTACTTCATCATCGGCTTCCTGTACATGTTCACCAATCCGAGTGTGACCGTTGCGACCAACCTGTTCCGTCTAGTAGCGGTCGTTCGCATCAGCCACACGGTGTTTCACGTACTCGTTCCAGTGCACAAGTTTCGAGGTATGTCCTGGGCAATCGCTTTCTTCACGACCGCCTTCATGGGCGTACAGATAGTGCTGCATTTTTTGTAG